The DNA segment gtgtgtgtgtgtgtgtgtgtgtgtgtgtgtgtgtagtgtgtgtgtgtgtgagtgtgtgtgtgtgtgtgtgtgtgtgtgtgtgtgtgtgtgtgtgtgtgtgtgtgtgtgtgtgtgtgtgtgtgtgtgtgtgagtgtgagtgtgtgtgtgtgtgtgtgtgtgtgtgtgtgtgtgagtgtgtgtgtgtgagtgtgtgtgtgtgtgtgtgtgtgtgtgtgtgtgagtgtgagtgtgtgtgtgtgtgtgagtgtgagtgtgtgtgtgtgtgtgtgtgtgagtgtgtgtgagtgtgagtgtgtgtgtgtgagtgagtgtgtgtgtgtgagtgtgtgtgtgtgtgtgtgagtgtgagtgtgtgtgtgtgtgtgtgtgtgtgtgtgtgtgtgtgtaagagagtaaaGTACTGTTAGATTGTTGGATCTGGTTGGTCAGGAGATTCTCCTGTTGTAGAAGATGTCATGTAGATGTGATGTTGGTGGTTAAAGCTGTGGTTTATCTTCATTCTCTACATTCATTTCATCCTGCGCTGTTTTTGTTGCTGGTCACATGATcgagtctttttcttcttttgtttgctGACAGCAGCAGGAACCGGAGCAGACAGCAGCACCACACCTCGCAAGGTAACCCCACACTACTGTTCCTCTGCTCTATAAAagctaataaataaacagaatcacatagtaaagtgtgtgtgctgATTCTTCTCCCCAGGCGAAATGTGAGAACTTCCCTGATGATATGTGTACACGTGAATATGTGCCTCTGTGTGGCAGTGATGGACTCACGCACTCCAATGAGTGCATACTGTGTTCAGATATCAGGTACGTACACGAATTAACAAAGAACAAACTTATCCACAGAGAGATTACAGTCTGGACTTCCATCagtttaacgtcagttatggaTTTAACAGAATTCCAAGTTTCCCTCAGAACATCATgagatcatgtgtgtgtttttcctgaacagaaagaaacaacaggATATCATGGTGGTGAAGGAGGGAGAATGCGTCTCTACCTAGCGGCACGTACCGAGCTGACTCACCTGctcacgtcacgtcacgtctCTGCTCACGTCACTCTTCAGCTACACGTCTTTGTGTCTGTCAGCAGCAGTGTAGGAAATTCCTGCTGATCCtccactaataataaataataaatctttctTCATGAGTTTAAACCACAAATGTTTTTCCCACaaaaagaattataaataataatatattatatgtttaatgtattcatattatttatcattattacacTTCTACACTGATTACGGTTATGggatcaaatatttatattttatctgaAGGTGGAAATAATCAGCTGATTTaaccacagaaataaaaaaatgcacaataaataaatagataaataaataaataaacagatgtttATGTGCCTCTTTGTGCATCAGTTCAAAACAAACCAACATTTctcattaattatattttatattcattaaatgtaatgaatgtttGTAGTTTTGGTTACTAGAAATATATTTGACTATTTTTAAgaaattaacattattatttatacatttattcctCCTGAACACACTGGAAGGATAAAAtcagataaacctttattcctgtatattaatcatgtttttctgatcatttcaaatcaaatcaaatcagattttatttgtcacatacacatacacgcagcgtacgacatgcagtgaaatgctttatacgacggtccggcatgagggaataaaatggggtgaaaaggagaataaaaattataaatataataacaaaatctaaaaagaaaaatataataacaagaaaaagaaggcagataaataaggatatagagatatataaagatatatatatatatatacacaaaaaaaatgcttatggcagtgtgcagttaaaaagtaaacaacagtaaacaagttaagcatggtttttgattgtccataaagtgtccgtgtgcggagtggtgtggtgtaaagtgtccgtgtgcggagtGGTGTgctgtaaagtgtccgtgtgcggagtGGTGTgctgtaaagtgtccgtgtgcggagtggtgtggtgtaaagtgtccgtgtgcggagtggtgtgtgtaaagtgtccgtgtgcggagtGGTGTgctgtaaagtgtccgtgtgcggagtggtgtggtgtaaagtgtccgtgtgcggagtGGTGTgctgtaaagtgtccgtgtgcggagtggtgtggtgtaaagtgtccgtgtgcggagtggtgtggtgtaaagtgtccgtgtgcggagtggtgtgtgtaaagtgtccgtgtggaGTGGTGTgctgtaaagtgtccgtgtgcggagtggtgtggtgtaaagtgtccgtgtgcggagtggtgtggtgtaaagtgtccgtgtgcggagtggtgtggtgtaaagtgtccgtgtgcggagtggtgtggtgtaaagtgtccgtgtgcggagtGGTGTgctgtaaagtgtccgtgtgcggagtggtgtgtaaagtgtccgtgtgcggagtggtgtggtgtaaagtgtccgtgtgcggagtggtggtgtaaagtgtccgtgtgcgagTGGTGTgctgtaaagtgtccgtgtgcggagtggtgtgtaaagtgtccgtgtgcgagtggtgtggtgtaaagtgtccgtgcggagtggtgtaaagtgtccgtgcggagtggtgtgtaaagtgtccgtaAAGCGGagtggtgtgtggtgtaaagtgtccgtgtgcggagtgtgtggtgtaaagtgtccgtgcggagtggtgtggtgtaaagtgtccgtgtgcggagtggtgtgtggtgtaaagtgtccgtgtgcggagtGGTGTgctgtaaagtgtccgtgtgcggagtggtgtggtgtaaagtgtccgtgtgcggagtggtgtgtgtgtaaagtgtccgtgcggAGTGGTGtggtaaagtgtccgtgtgcggagtggtgtggtgtaaagtgtccgtgtgcgagtggtgtggtgtaaagtgtccgtgcggagtggtgtggtgtaaagtgtccgtgtgcggagtGGTGTgctgtaaagtgtccgtgtgcggagtggtgtaaagtgtccgtgcggagtggtgtgtaaagtgtccgtaAAGCGGagtggtgtgtggtgtaaagtgtccgtgtgcggagtgtgtggtgtaaagtgtccgtgcggagtggtgtggtgtaaagtgtccgtgtgcggagtggtgtgtggtgtaaagtgtccgtgtgcggagtggtgtggtgtaaagtgtccgtgtgcggagtggtgtggtgtaaagtgtccgtgtgcggagtggtgtggtgtaaagtgtccgtgtgcggagtGGTGTgctgtaaagtgtccgtgtgcggagtggtgtgtgtaaagtgtccgtgtgcggagtggtgtggtgtaaagtgtccgtgtgcggtggtgtggtgtaaagtgtccgtgtgcggagtGGTGTgctgtaaagtgtccgtgtgcggagtGGTGTgctgtaaagtgtccgtgtgcggagtggtgtggtgtaaagtgtccgtgtgcggagtggtgtggtgtaaagtgtccgtgtgcggagtggtgtggtgtaaagtgtccgtgtgcggagtggtgtggtgtaaaaataagaatataaaaatatgaaaagtaaagtgcactgcgctgtgcgagtccagt comes from the Silurus meridionalis isolate SWU-2019-XX chromosome 3, ASM1480568v1, whole genome shotgun sequence genome and includes:
- the LOC124379959 gene encoding serine protease inhibitor Kazal-type 1-like isoform X1 produces the protein MAMKQVFLISVIVVAYFAAAGTGADSSTTPRKAKCENFPDDMCTREYVPLCGSDGLTHSNECILCSDIRKKQQDIMVVKEGECVST
- the LOC124379959 gene encoding serine protease inhibitor Kazal-type 1-like isoform X2, whose protein sequence is MAMKQVFLISVIVVAYFAAGTGADSSTTPRKAKCENFPDDMCTREYVPLCGSDGLTHSNECILCSDIRKKQQDIMVVKEGECVST